In Rosa chinensis cultivar Old Blush chromosome 1, RchiOBHm-V2, whole genome shotgun sequence, a genomic segment contains:
- the LOC112177903 gene encoding uncharacterized protein LOC112177903 — MNPHKTEEDLFHHHHHHHFHHHLHNHDLDPPHPPPIVQSEPSIPLPQNDAVVVVEPLFTPLPEIDLFRSSSTSSSPAHSSSENENDDVSNPNPSSAPSNNAAAAAAMKSTPLYISPEPHISSQFYTFNLESHSLMIRCLMEARLATPAEIRDATPADVLKSWRAVWKDRNEDTAYVTAWKRIQDKLSAHLDQNGNEFLCFKNNTQQFVSHINQWQDIVMAFHSDTDLKHLGLKETIDRIKQVWTVGAKFYGIPESYIRVCVAACPVCSSASSGLSARNKRRRFEYTESFDVPAKEVPHKLQQLAAKHKVVLCIRQKYIRYKPFMAEVKDYACHRAGEPAAKKSKILKREPYASKRCGCGFRIRAIVPITNYNEKDKTFVYQEEGMAVFKLYAVHSGHEPGPLDGNARIMHRVVGHKGGFLMDQDTVYGVSDEFDNEGFGLLGKDEGDLHHSVLQQVKELRAEVGCLEEKIAKFPQELLGSVSRELFDIVNKVRHIGEGSSKTMGLLQDKPESDDILVGENDLAHWTDNHHDRLYGDGQDADLIEDDEDSFGRTLGDVVPWEQMRTECRSQKDLISEACKPGKWLKCSDFDEKSILDCQDTKLTKPLSQDESIVTDVGLIGLQVDSFYQGTSKWYDSPCGLDPGADCGDSAFRHGGIV; from the coding sequence aTGAATCCCCACAAAACAGAGGAAGACCTCttccaccatcaccaccaccaccatttccaccaccacctccacaaCCATGATCTGGACCCACCGCATCCTCCCCCGATCGTCCAATCCGAGCCGTCCATTCCCCTCCCGCAAAACGACGCCGTCGTCGTCGTCGAGCCGTTGTTCACACCTCTCCCCGAAATCGACCTCTTCCgctcctcctccacctcctcctccccGGCCCACTCCTCCTCCGAAAACGAAAACGACGACGTTTcgaaccctaaccctagctcGGCCCCGAGCAACaacgccgccgccgccgccgcgaTGAAATCCACGCCGCTCTACATCAGCCCGGAGCCGCACATCTCGTCGCAGTTCTACACCTTCAACCTGGAGTCCCACTCCCTCATGATCCGCTGCCTCATGGAGGCCCGCCTCGCCACCCCCGCCGAGATCCGCGACGCCACCCCCGCCGACGTGCTCAAGTCCTGGCGCGCCGTCTGGAAGGACCGCAACGAGGACACCGCTTACGTCACGGCCTGGAAGCGCATCCAGGACAAGCTCTCGGCGCACCTCGACCAAAACGGTAACGAATTTCTGTGCTTCAAGAACAATACTCAGCAATTCGTTTCGCACATTAATCAGTGGCAGGATATTGTTATGGCTTTTCATAGTGATACCGATTTGAAACACTTGGGGCTTAAGGAAACCATTGATAGGATTAAGCAGGTCTGGACTGTAGGTGCCAAGTTTTACGGCATTCCCGAGAGTTACATTAGAGTCTGTGTTGCTGCCTGTCCTGTGTGTTCTTCGGCCTCCTCGGGGCTTTCGGCCAGGAATAAGAGGCGGCGGTTTGAGTATACCGAGTCGTTTGATGTGCCGGCCAAGGAGGTGCCGCATAAGCTTCAGCAGCTGGCTGCAAAGCATAAGGTGGTGCTTTGCATTAGGCAGAAGTATATTAGGTATAAGCCGTTTATGGCTGAGGTTAAGGACTATGCTTGCCACAGGGCGGGTGAGCCGGCTGCGAAGAAGTCCAAGATACTGAAGAGGGAGCCCTATGCCTCAAAGAGGTGTGGGTGTGGGTTTCGGATTAGGGCCATTGTTCCTATTACAAATTATAATGAGAAGGACAAGACGTTTGTGTATCAGGAAGAGGGGATGGCTGTGTTTAAGTTGTATGCTGTGCATTCTGGGCATGAGCCGGGCCCGCTGGATGGGAATGCGAGGATTATGCATCGGGTTGTGGGCCACAAAGGTGGGTTTTTGATGGATCAAGATACTGTGTATGGGGTGAGTGATGAGTTTGATAACGAGGGGTTTGGATTGTTGGGGAAGGATGAAGGGGATTTGCACCATTCAGTTTTGCAGCAGGTGAAGGAGTTGAGAGCTGAAGTTGGGTGTTTAGAAGAGAAAATTGCAAAATTCCCACAAGAGCTTTTGGGATCAGTGTCTCGAGAATTGTTTGATATTGTGAATAAAGTTAGACATATAGGTGAGGGAAGTTCGAAGACGATGGGTTTGCTCCAGGACAAGCCAGAATCAGATGATATTTTGGTCGGGGAGAATGATTTGGCACATTGGACTGATAACCACCATGATCGTCTATATGGAGATGGACAGGACGCTGATTTGATTGAGGACGATGAAGATAGTTTTGGGCGAACTCTTGGGGATGTTGTCCCTTGGGAGCAGATGAGGACAGAGTGTAGGAGTCAGAAGGATCTGATCAGTGAAGCTTGTAAGCCTGGGAAGTGGTTGAAATGCAGTGACTTCGATGAAAagagcatccttgattgccaggATACTAAACTAACCAAGCCCTTATCACAAGACGAGAGTATAGTGACAGATGTAGGTCTTATTGGTTTACAGGTTGATAGTTTCTACCAAGGGACTTCTAAATGGTATGATTCTCCTTGTGGGTTGGACCCAGGTGCGGATTGTGGGGATAGTGCATTCAGGCATGGGGGGATTGTTTAG